TTTAGATAAAACATCTCTTTCTGTAAGGTGTTCTGCTGGATTAATTTTTTCTCTAATAACAATATCTTCACTAAAAAACAATACAAATCCCACAAATAAACCTAAACCAAGCTGTCCAAGAACTTTAAACTTACCCTGTAATCCTGCTTTATTTTTCTTAAACACTTTTATGTAATCATCAGCAAAGCCCAACATTCCAAGCCATACGGTGGTAATAAGCATAACAATAATGTATATGTTGTGAAGTTTTGCAACTAATAGTGTTGGAATTAATATTGCAGACAAAATGATAATTCCGCCCATTGTTGGAGTGCCTTTCTTCTCCATCTGTCCTTCAAGTCCGAGGTCTCTTATTTCTTCACCTATTTGCTTCCTTTTTAATATTCCAATAATTTTTTTCCCAAACACCATTGCAATAAGCAAAGAAAAAACAGCGGCTAATGCTGCTCGGAATGACAAATACTGAAAAACTCCAGCTCCCGGGAGGTCATATTGTCTTTCCAAAAAATCAAACAAATAATAAAGCATATTTTTATTTATTTAAAAATTCATTTAATTCTTCCATATCATTAAAATGATTTCTGACACCCATAATCTCTTGATATGTTTCGTGTCCTTTGCCAGCAACCAAAATAATATCGCCCGCTTTTGCAAGCATACAAGCCGTTTTTATTGCTTCCCTTCTGTCAGAAATACAAATAACTTTTTTCAAATCTTCAGGTTTTACGCCACTTTTAACATCTTCAATTATTTTTACAGGATCTTCAGTTCGAGGATTGTCGCTAGTTATAATAACTTTTTCGCTATATGCAGCTATTATTTCGCCCATTGCTCCTCGTTTTGTTTTATCTCTGTCGCCACCAGCACCCGCAACAGTGATAATATCGCAGCCGCTTTCCCTAATATCAATAATAGTTGTTAAAACATTTTTCAAAGCATCTGGAGTATGAGCATAATCCACAATGCCTGTAATTCCAGAATTGGAGCGAACCACATTAAAGCGACCGTCAGCCTCATCTAAAGAAGAAAGGGCAACAATTATTTTAGAGCTATCTACCCCACAAATAGCTGCTGTAGCATAAATCGCAGTAAGATTATACGCATTGAAATTGCCAACAAGTTTAAACCAAGCTTCTAAACCATTAATATTCAACTCCAAGCCTTCAATTGAGTTATGCAAAATTTTGGTTTTGAAGTCTGCTGGACGTTTTATGGCGTAGCTAAACTTATTTGCTTTTGAGTTTTGCACCATCACTGCACCATTTACATCATCATCGTTATAAAGAGCAAAAGCCGTTTTTGGCAATGATGTAAAAAACATTTGTTTAGCTTTTAAATATTCTGCAAATGTTTTATGATAATCAAGGTGGTCATGTGTTAGATTCGTAAAAACTCCGCCTTTAAAATGCAATCCATGAATCCTCGACTGAACAACTGCATGTGAGCTCACTTCCATAAAACAATATTTGCATCCTGCATCTACCATTTCCCTCAAAAGCCTATTAATTTCAAGTGCATCAGGAGTAGTATGCGTAGATACATATTCTTTAGTTAGCGTATTGCACTTAATTGTAGAAATTAATCCAGCTGGAATTTCTAACTTGTTAAATAATTCAAATAATAAAGTAACAGTGGTTGTTTTTCCATTTGTTCCTGTAATTCCGATTAAATCAATATTTTTAGAAGGGTTTTCATAATAATTAGCAGCAGATTGAGCCCAAGTTTCATTCCCGTTTTTTGTTACGTAATATGTAATATTTTCTATCTTATTTTCTGGAATTTTGCTGCAAATTATTGCTGTTGCGCCAGCTTTTATAGCATCATCAATGAAAGTGTGACCATCTGTTTTGGTTCCCACAAGAGCAAAAAACGCATAATTTTCTTTTACATCTCTGCTTGATGTGGTTATTCCTGCAATTGATAAATTTTCATTGCCGCAAACAAATTCTGCATCAGTGTTTAATAATATTTTGTTTAATAATTTCATCTTAAGCCAAGAATAAGTTTAACTTTCATTTTGTCATGTATTGGTGTGCCTGCTTCTGGATATTGCTCTTTCACCCAGCCTTTTCCAGAAATAGAAACAATTGCTCCATTTTTTTCAAGATATTCAATCGCGTCAGAAACAGCCATTCCCTTTAAGTTTGCAAGTTTTTTACTCGCGTTTTCAGCTGAAACATTATATTTTACAGTATCAGCAGTAACAAACAAGAAATCATCATTATAACCGCTCGGCGTAGAAGCGAAATTTATGTCAAGCATTGAATAAACGTCAGAAACTTTTCTATAAGGAGCATATAAGCTGCCAGATTTTACTTTTGTAACTGTATTTAAGGTATCTTGATGCCTCATTTCCAAGCGTGTAGCATATATTTTTTCGGCAATTTCTAAGAAAACGGGAGCAGCAACAGTTCCGCCGTAATATTGTCCAGCTTTAGGTCTATTAACAACCACGATGCATGAATAGCGAGGATTATCAGCAGGGAAATATCCAACAAAAGAAGCATAATATTCTGCTCCGGTTTTTCCTTTATATCCCTTCCCCATAGCAATTTGGGCTGTAGCAGTTTTTCCAGCAATCGGAAAAATTGCATTTTTCAAATTTTTAGCTGTTCCGTTTAAAACAACACCTTTTAATAAATCCTGCATTTGCAAAATAGTTTTTTTAGAGCAAATGGCTTCATTTAAAACTATAGGAGCATATTTTTTTATTGGTTTTCCTGCATATTGCACTTCCTTTACAAACATAGGCTTCATCAATGTTCCATCATTTGCAACAGCATTATACACGGCTAAAATTTGCATAGGAGTCATTAAAAGTTCATACCCAATAGACATCCACGGTAAAGAAGTTACAGACCATGTTCTATCTTTTTTATTTTTTATATATGGCTTCCCTTCTCCTTTTAGTGAAATACCAAGAGGTTTATTAAGTCCTAATTTGTATAATCCATCAATAAACTGTGATGGGTTTTTACCATACGCATTAACAATTAATGAAGATATACCAATGTTTGAAGACAGTTCAAATGCTTGTCTTACAGTGATAGTACCAAATCCTCCACTATGAGAATCTGTCATTGTACTTTTTCCAAACGAAAACTTTCCCGACCCTGTATTTACTTTGTCTGTAAGCTTTACTTTACCATCTTCAAGGGCAACCATCATAGACATTAGTTTAAAGCTAGAACCCGGTTCATACAGTTCACCTATTGCGTAATTATATGATTCTGCATAAGTGCCGTTTTTCATTCGTTGCAAATTGGCTATAGCTTTGACTTCGCCGGTTTTAACTTCCATTAGAATTGCACATCCGTGATTAGCTTCATGTTTTGCTAAATGACTTTCCAACGCTGTTTCAGCTACATCTTGCAAATGAATGTCTATTGTTGAAACTATATCTTTTCCATCTTGCTGCAAAATTTCATCTTTATTGTCCACTGGCACCCAATGCGAACCTGAAACACGCCTCATAAGTCGTTTACCATCAACACCTCTTAGCAAACTGTCGTAAGCACCTTCAATTCCAACCAAATAATTATCCCGAACAAAGCCTATTGTGCGTTTAGCAAGTTTTCCAAAAGGCATTTCCCTTCTGTCAATTCTTTCAACAATAAGCCCTCCCTTGTATCTTCCAGCATTAAAAATTGGAAATTTCGAAACCTCTTTCATTTCAAAGAAATCCAAATTGCGAGCTACTTTTAAATACCTGTTTTTTTGTTTGCGCTCTTTAACAAACATCTTTTTGTATTCTGAAGCCGATTTGTCTTTGAAGTATAAACTCATATTCTTAGAAAGAGCATCAATACTATCGTTAAACAGCTTGTCTTTTATCGTTTTAGGGCTTAAGTCCACATAAAGATTAAAACGAGGAACAGAAGTAGCTAGCAAGCTGCCATCGTCAGACAAAATATTTCCTCGTCTTGCTTTTATATCAACAAATTTAATTGATAAATCCTCTGCTTTTTGGCGTAATTCTTCGCCTTCAATAAATTGTATTTTTATCAACGAATAAATAATGGCAATAGTAAATATTCCCGATAGGACATAAATAATAAAAGCCCTACTAAAAACGGAAGTATTTGTATTTTGCTCTTGTTTATTCATCTTTTTTATTCTTCTTTACAAAAATTTTAAAAGGCGGAATATGAGAAGGGTAAATATTTTTTTCTTTCAGTTTTCTGCTCAGATTACCTATGTTTGTTCCCGTCATTAATCTTGTTTTTGAAGATATGTATTCGCTTCTCAGCTCTACCATTTCTGATTTGTATTTCTCAATGCGATAAACAGTTTTTTCGACGTAATATGAGTTTGCGATATATAAAAGCAATAGACCGAAA
This Bacteroidales bacterium DNA region includes the following protein-coding sequences:
- a CDS encoding UDP-N-acetylmuramoyl-L-alanyl-D-glutamate--2,6-diaminopimelate ligase, which translates into the protein MKLLNKILLNTDAEFVCGNENLSIAGITTSSRDVKENYAFFALVGTKTDGHTFIDDAIKAGATAIICSKIPENKIENITYYVTKNGNETWAQSAANYYENPSKNIDLIGITGTNGKTTTVTLLFELFNKLEIPAGLISTIKCNTLTKEYVSTHTTPDALEINRLLREMVDAGCKYCFMEVSSHAVVQSRIHGLHFKGGVFTNLTHDHLDYHKTFAEYLKAKQMFFTSLPKTAFALYNDDDVNGAVMVQNSKANKFSYAIKRPADFKTKILHNSIEGLELNINGLEAWFKLVGNFNAYNLTAIYATAAICGVDSSKIIVALSSLDEADGRFNVVRSNSGITGIVDYAHTPDALKNVLTTIIDIRESGCDIITVAGAGGDRDKTKRGAMGEIIAAYSEKVIITSDNPRTEDPVKIIEDVKSGVKPEDLKKVICISDRREAIKTACMLAKAGDIILVAGKGHETYQEIMGVRNHFNDMEELNEFLNK
- a CDS encoding transpeptidase family protein, encoding MNKQEQNTNTSVFSRAFIIYVLSGIFTIAIIYSLIKIQFIEGEELRQKAEDLSIKFVDIKARRGNILSDDGSLLATSVPRFNLYVDLSPKTIKDKLFNDSIDALSKNMSLYFKDKSASEYKKMFVKERKQKNRYLKVARNLDFFEMKEVSKFPIFNAGRYKGGLIVERIDRREMPFGKLAKRTIGFVRDNYLVGIEGAYDSLLRGVDGKRLMRRVSGSHWVPVDNKDEILQQDGKDIVSTIDIHLQDVAETALESHLAKHEANHGCAILMEVKTGEVKAIANLQRMKNGTYAESYNYAIGELYEPGSSFKLMSMMVALEDGKVKLTDKVNTGSGKFSFGKSTMTDSHSGGFGTITVRQAFELSSNIGISSLIVNAYGKNPSQFIDGLYKLGLNKPLGISLKGEGKPYIKNKKDRTWSVTSLPWMSIGYELLMTPMQILAVYNAVANDGTLMKPMFVKEVQYAGKPIKKYAPIVLNEAICSKKTILQMQDLLKGVVLNGTAKNLKNAIFPIAGKTATAQIAMGKGYKGKTGAEYYASFVGYFPADNPRYSCIVVVNRPKAGQYYGGTVAAPVFLEIAEKIYATRLEMRHQDTLNTVTKVKSGSLYAPYRKVSDVYSMLDINFASTPSGYNDDFLFVTADTVKYNVSAENASKKLANLKGMAVSDAIEYLEKNGAIVSISGKGWVKEQYPEAGTPIHDKMKVKLILGLR